From the genome of Kryptolebias marmoratus isolate JLee-2015 linkage group LG19, ASM164957v2, whole genome shotgun sequence, one region includes:
- the LOC119616598 gene encoding adhesion G protein-coupled receptor F4-like translates to MLPLLTLLSLLVANIWFFIGAAVSDVEKILPPACIVATFFIHFFYLALFFWMLASALLLLYRLVKIFHGGLSERSMLAIGFSLGYGGPLIIATTTIAVTAPSDEYIQEPAVCWLNWNESKALLAFVIPALLIVVINLIIVLVVIYKMLMKKVERKAAQVDERHVLVIITRTLALLTPLFGLTWILGVGTMFFPKTREIHIAFACSNSIQGFFIWVCGTLMEKRVQFEMATLLATEVQSTG, encoded by the exons ATGTTGCCATTGTTAACATTGCTGTCTCTCCTGGTTGCAAACATCTGGTTTTTTATTGGAGCTGCAGTGTCAGATGTGGAGAAGATACTTCCTCCAGCATGTATAGTGGCTAccttttttatccattttttctATCTGGCTTTGTTCTTCTGGATGTTAGCCTCAGCCCTGCTGTTGCTGTACCGCCTGGTCAAAATCTTTCATGGAGGATTGTCTGAAAGGTCCATGTTGGCCATTGGATTCTCTTTGGGATATGGTGGACCACTCATCATCGCAACAACAACCATAGCTGTAACCGCACCCTCAGATGAATACATTCAAGAACCTGCTGTCTGTTGGCTCAACTGGAATGAGTCCAAAGCTCTACTGGCATTTGTGATTCCTGCACTTCTGATAGTGGTCATCAACCTCATAATTGTGCTTGTAGTGATTTACAAAATGCTGATGAAAAAGGTTGAAAGGAAGGCTGCACAAGTAGATGAGAGACATGTTCTGGTGATCATCACCAGGACTCTGGCTTTACTCACACCATTATTTGGATTAACTTGGATTTTGGGAGTTGGAACCATGTTTTTCCCAAAAACCAGAGAAATTCATATTGCATTTGCATGCTCCAATTCAATACAG GGTTTCTTCATTTGGGTATGTGGAACACTGATGGAGAAAAGG